Genomic DNA from Halobaculum sp. CBA1158:
CGGTGGCCTCGTCGCGGATGGCCGGGACCGAGCGCTTGCCCGTGAGCCGAGCGACCGCGTTCCGGTCGGAGTGCATCGGCTCGACGAACCGCGACTCGTAGTCGAGGTCGTACTGTTTGAGCTTCCGGACGACCCGCTCGCAGTAGGGACACGCCTGGAGCCGATACAGCGTGATTTGGGGATCTGACATACCCACCAGTACGACTGCCTCCGGCGTAATCCCTTCGCCCGCGGAATCGACGACGGTGCCCTCGTGTTCCGTCGACCACCGGAGTCGAGGACAACGCTTAATCCGGGGGCCGAGCAAATCCCCGTATCACATGGGTTTGTCGACGGTACACGCTCCACTAGTCTCGCCCGCGCAACTCGGCGGGCTCGCGAACGCCGTGCCGATCAACGACACCACGATCACCGTCGGCGGGGCCGTCGCGATCGTCGTGCTCATCGGGCTCTCCGCGTTCTTCTCCTCCTCGGAGATCGCGATGTTCTCGCTGGCCAGCCACCGGGTCGAGCAGCTCGTCGAGGACGGCCGCCTCGGTGCCGGGACGGTCAAGGAGCTGAAGAACGACCCCCACCGGCTGCTGGTGACGATCCTCGTCGGCAACAACATCGTCAACATCGCGATGTCCTCGATCGCGACCGGCCTGTTCGCCATCTACATGAGCCAGGGACAGGCGGTCGTCGCCGCGACGTTCGGGATCACCGCGCTCGTCCTCCTGTTCGGCGAGTCCGCTCCCAAGAGCTACGCCGTCGAGAACACCGAGTCGTGGGCGCTGCGGGTCGCCCGTCCGCTGAAGATCTCCGAGTACGTCCTGTTCCCCCTCATCGTCGTCTTCGACTACCTCACCCGCGTCATCAACAAGGTCACAGGCGGCCGGTCGGCCATCGAGACGTCCTACGTCACCCGCGACGAGATCCAGAACATGATCCAGACCGGGGAGCGCGAGGGCGTCATCGAGGAGGAGGAGCGGGAGATGCTCGACCGGATCTTCCGATTCAACCAGACCATCGCCAAGGAGGTGATGACCCCCCGTCTCGACGTGAACGCGGTGCCGAAGGACGCCTCCATCGACGAGGCGATCGAGACGTGCGTCCAGGCGGACCACGAGCGCGTCCCGGTGTACGAGGGGAACCTCGACAACATCGTCGGCGTCGTGAACATCCGCGATCTGGTCCGCGCGCGCTACTACGGCGAGGGCGACAGCGACCTCGCGAGCGTCGTCCAGCCCACGCTGCACGTCCCCGAATCGAAGAACGCCGACGAGCTGCTCGAGGAGATGCAGGACTCGCGGATGCAGATGGTGGTCGTCATCGACGAGTTCGGCACCACCGAGGGGATCCTCACCCTGGAGGACATGGTCGAGGAGATCGTCGGCGAGATCCTCGAGGGCGACGAGGAGGAGCCGTTCGAGTTCGTCGACGACGCGACCGTCCTCGTGCGCGGGGAGGTCAACATCGACGAGGTGAACGAGGTGCTCGACATCGAACTCCCCGAGGGCCAGGAGTTCGAGACGCTCGCCGGCTTCGTGTTCAATCGCGCGGGCCGACTCGTCGAAGAGGGCGAGGAGATCGACTACGACGGGATCCAGATCCGGATCGAGGAGGTCGACAACACCCGAATCATGCGCGCTCGCGTCACCGTCACCGAGGCGTACTACCGCGACGACGACGAGCAGGAGTCCGAGGCGAGCGCGGAAGTCGAGGGCTGAGGCGGGCCGACGGGTTCGCCGCCACGCTCCCGGGCGTCGTCCGCTCCCCGGTTACCAGTAGAGATCGAACTGCAGCGTGGACCGGTCTTCCGTCGCCCGTTCGTACTCCTCCCGGACGATGCTGAACCGGTGCTGGTCGGTGACCGTGCCGGAGGGGCGCGCGGAGTGGTGCCGGAGCACGCCCTCGTGCCGGCCGCCGTAGCGGTCGACGTACTTCTCGATCATCCGTCTCGACGGCTCGTTGTCCCGGGCGCACGTCGTGTAGAAGGCGTCCAGGTCGTATCGCTCGAACGTCAACTCGACGAACGCCGAGGCGCGCTCAAGTCCGTACTCGCGACCCCAGTACTCCTTCGCGAGCACGATCCCCGACCCCGCCCGCCGCTCGTCCCACTCCGGTCCGAACGCGGTGACGCCGACGGGATCCCCGTTCTCGTCCGCCGATCGGAGGAGGTACCGCGCGGTCTCCCGATCCTTCCACTGCTCCTCGGCGTGATCGACGAACCCGGAGACATCGTCGAGGGTGTCGAACCGGAACCACGGCATGTGCGTCGTCGCCTCACCCCGCCAGTCCTCACGTCGGACGAGGTCGTACAGTTCGAACACGTCGGTCGCCTCGTGACCGATCCGTTCGAACCGGAGTCGGTCGGTCTCGATCCGTTCGGGAAAGATACCCTGCGTCATTCGTGCGCTCGGATGTCCGAACGGCCACCGAAAACTGTTGGTGTCGTCGTCCCCGGCCGCACCGATCCGCCCCAGGCGCGACCGGACGTGACGGCCGAGGTTACGACCTACAGCACCGAATCGACGGCGATGAACGCCCCGTACCCGAGACCCAGCGCCAGCGCCAGCGACCCGATCCACGCGAGCACGGTGTAGCCCATCTTCCGGGTGCTCACGCCCGCACCCCCCGCGGCGTACCCCGAGCCGATGATCGCGCTCACGATGATCTCGTTGAACGAGACGGGGATGCCGAACGCGACGGCGGTCTGTGCGATGGCGAAACTGGGGATGAGCGCGGCGATGGAGCGCCGGGGTCCCAGCGAGGAGTAGTCCTGCGCGAGCGCCTTGATCATCCGCGGCGCGCCGGTCCACGACCCCGCCAACAGGCCGAGGCCGCCGCCGACGAGCACGGCGATCAGCGGGATCTGCACGTCGGCACCCTCGCCGCCGATCAGCGGGACGAGCGGGCCGATCGCGAGGCCGACCTGCGAGCCGCCCGCCGAGAACGCCACGAGCCCGCCCAACACGAGCAGGAAGCGCCGCTGTCCCCGGGCCTGGTCGGCCCGCATGTCGCGGTGCAGCGCCAGCGCGACCACCACCGCGAACGCGACGGTCACGAGCAGGCGGCCGACGGGGAGCCCGGCGGCGTCGGCGACGGGGACGACGTCGGACGCGACGCCCGCGAGCGAGCGCTGGACGCCCGGCGGGCCGAGGACGGTGAAGCCGACGTTGGCGACGAGCGCGGCGACCAGGCCCGCGAGCGTCGGGACGGCGACCGTCTCGGCGACGCGCTCGGCGCGCAGGAGCCGCGCGGTCGCGTACGCGATGAACCCCCCGACGAACGGCGTTGCGACCCACAGCGCGACGATCTCGCGGTACTTCCCCCACGCCGGGTCGCCCCCGAGCGCGAGGCCGACGCCGACGACCGCGCCGGTGACGGTGAAGGCGGTGGCGATCGGGTAGCCCGCGAACACGCCGATCGCGACGAGCACCGCGGCGGTGATCAGCCCGACGATGGCGGCGGTGGCGGTGATGGGGGCCCCGATGATGAGGTCGTTGCCGACGGCCTCGGTGACGTTCGCGCCCTGCAACACCGCTCCGAGGAAGCCGAGCACCCCGACGATCAGGCCGGCGCGCATCACCGAGATGGCGTTCGCGCCGACGGCGGGGGCGAACGGCGTCGACCCCGAGGAGCCGGCACCGATCGCCCACGCCATGAACAGCGACGCGAGTCCGGCGACGAGAAGGGTGACGAGGGTGCCGGTCGCGACCATGTCACTTCCTCACCCGCCGCGAATAAGTCCTTGTTGGGTTCCGGGCGACGTGTCGCGGTCGCCGCCGAGATCGGCGGTCGTCTCCGGCGGGCGTGGAACCGCGGACGCCGCTCGCCCGTCGGTTACCGTTTGCCCTGGTCGTACCCCTCGGCGGCGCTCACGAGGATCCGGCGGACGAAGAGGTAGCCGCCGAACACCAGCGCCAGGAGGACGACGAGGATGACCGTCAGCGCCGGGTTCGCCGCGACGGCGTCGACGAGCGTGTCCACGATCTGCATGCTCGCGGATGCGGCGCTCCGGGTGATAGGGGTTTCGACGAGCGGAGACGCGACAGCCGTGCTGGTCGGCGGCCGGGCGGTCAACGGTCGGGCCCCGCCGGTTGAGCGACCTAGCGATCGGGCGGTCGGGCAGCCCGGCGATCACGCCTCCGCGTTCGCGTCGCCGGCGGCGGCGTCCTCCTCCCGGATTCGCCGGCAGTAGGCCGTGAAGTTGTCGAACAGCGTCTTCGCCTCGCAGGCGGCGTCGTACCGCTCGGGGGTGATGTCCGCGAGCACGCGGTCGACGGCCTCGTCGCCGATCCGGTCGCGCTTGCCCTCGGTCACGCGCTCGGCGGTCTCGACGTCGTACTCGGGGTGGAACTGAACGCCCCAGCAGCGACCCTTCCGGAAGGCGTGGACGCCGAACTCGTTCTCGGCGAGCAGCTCAGCCCCCGGCGGCAGCTCTGCCACCTCGTCGCCGTGGGTGGTGAAGACCGTGAACTCCTCGTCGATGCCGTCGAACAGTTCGTCGTCGCCGCGGTGGGTGACCTCGTTGTAGCCGATCTCGAAGTCGTCCATGCCGCCGACGCGACCCCCTAACGCCTCCGCGAGCACCTGGTGGCCGTAGCAGACGCCGAGGATCGGGAGGCCGCGCTCGGCGGCCTCTGCGGTCCACTCGACCAGCGGCGGGATCCACTCCTCGTCCCAGTAGACGGAAGAGCGCGATCCGGTGATCACCACCCCGTCGAACTCAAAGTGGTCCGGTATCTGTCGCGCGTTCGCGTCGAACTCCACGAGGTCGGCGTCGAGTTCCCGCCGGAAGTTTCGCGCCGTGTTCGCGCTCTCGTGAGCCGCGTTGAGCAACGCGAGTCGAAGTCGTGTCATTACCCCGTGGTGGGTCGCTCGCGGGCAAAGGGCTTGCGTCGCTCGCAGGCGTCGCCGTCGTCGCCGTCGTCGCCGTCGTCGCGGGCACCGTCGCCGCCGGCGTCCGCGACGCCGGCAGTTCGGTCTAGCCGCCGTCGAAAAACGCCAGAATCCGGTCGTTCACCTCGCGGCTCGCCTCCACGTTCGCGAGGTGGCCGGCCCCGTCGACGCCGACGAACTCCCCCCGCGGCAGCCCCTCGGCGAGTTCCCGCCCCTTCGCCGGCGGACACACCCGGTCCTCGGTCCCGTGGATCACCAGCGCCTCGTCGGTCACCTCGTACAGCCTGTCGGTGAGGTCGAAGTCACGGACGGCCTCGCGCGCGGCCTCCCACGCGTCGCGGTCGGCGTCCTCGAGGGCTCGCCACTCGACGATCCGCGAGACGACGTCGGGCTGATACGACATGAAGTCGTCGGTCACGGCCGCCCGGAGCGACGACTCCAGCGCCTCGGGGTCGTCGGGATCGGCCCACAGCGGGTCGGGATCCAGTCCCCCGCCGTAGGCCGCGGTCCCGACGAGCGCGAGCCTGCGAACCCGCCCCGACCGCGCGGCGGCGCGGAGCGCGACCATCCCGCCGAGGCCGACGCCGACGAGGTCGACCGACCGGACGCTCGCGTCGGCGAGGACGGCCTCGAGGTCCGCCGCGAGGTCGCCGACGGCGTACGGCCCCGGCGGCGCGTCGGAGTCGGCCGTCCCGCGGGTCGCGGGCACGATCAGCCGGCGCGGGCCGGCCAGGGCGGCGTGTTGCCATCCCCACTGCCACGGCCCGTACCCGATCTCCCCGCAGACGGCGACGGGGATCGGGTCGCCGTCGCGGTCGCCCCCGCTGCCCCCGCCGCGACCGCCGCCCGCGTCGCCGTCTCCCCCGCTCTCGTCGCCGGCGACCTCGTAGTACAGGTCCACGTCTCCGTTCGTCGCGTGCGGCACAGGCGGGCGTTCGCCCCGCCGCGGGGTCAAACCATCGGGTCGTCGCAGCCCCCGTCTCGGGCTCGCCGATCGCGCGATATTTCCGCGGCGACGCCGACGCTCACGACATGATCGACTTCCGTTCGGACACGGTGACCCGCCCGAGCGACGAGATGCGCGAGGCCGCCCGCGACGCCCCCGTCGGCGACGACGTGTACCGCGACGATCCGACGGTCAACGAACTGGAGGCGCGCGCGGCCGACCTCGCCGGCTTCGAGGACGCGCTGTACGTCCCCTCGGGGACGATGGGCAACCAGATCGCGATCCGCACGCACACCGACCGCGGGCAGGAACTGCTGTGCGACGAGCAGGCCCACGTCTACAAGTGGGAACTGGGCGGTATCCCGCAGCTCTCGGGGGTCCAGCCGCGGATCCTCGACTGCGGCGACCGCTGCGTCCCGACGCCCGAGCAGGTGCGCGAGGGGTTCGTCGCCGAGGACCTCCACCGCCCCGGCACGGGGCTGCTGTGTCTGGAGAACACGCACAACTCCCGCGGCGGCGTCGCGGTCCCGAAGGCCGACATCGACGCCGCGGCCGACGCCGCCCGCGACCTGGACGTCCCGGTCCACCTCGACGGCGCGCGCTTCCTCAACGCCTGTGTCGCTCTCGACACCGATCCCGCGGCGATGACCGAGTCGGTCGACTCGGTGATGTTCTGTCTCTCGAAGGGGCTCGGCGCGCCGGTCGGCTCCGTGCTCGCCGGCGACGAGGAGTTCGTCGACCGCGCACGCCGGATCCGGAAGCTGTTCGGCGGCGCGATGCGCCAGGCGGGAGTGATCGCCGCGCCCGGCCTGCGAGCGCTGGAGAACGTCGACCGCCTCGCGGAGGACCACGCCAACGCCGCCCGCCTCGCCGAGGGACTGAACGACATCTCGGGGCTGTCCGCGCCCGCGCCCGACACCAACATCGTGATGGTGGACAGCGAGGACGCCGGCCTGACGGGCGAGGAGCTGTCGGCCGCCTGCAAGGACGAGGGCGTCTCCTTCAGCGCCTTCGACGACTACACCTGCCGGCTGTGCACGCACCTCGACGTGAGCGAGGCGGACGTGGACGAGGCGCTCGACCGGATCGAGTCGGTCGTCGCCGCGGCCTGACTCGCCCGGATGGCGGATCGGTCGGCCGGTCGACCGCTCGGCCGGTCGGCCGCTCGACCGGTTTATGACGTCGGCCGACGTACGTGGATCGATGACCGACAGTTCGCCGGCCGTCGCTCGGACGGACTCGAGGCCCGACCCGGATCACGATCCCGACCGGAGTTCGGGACCGCGCTCGGGACTCGGTGACCGCCTCGACGGGCTCGGCGGTCTCCTCGCACTCGTGGTCGCCGTCAACGTCGCGGGCGCTGTGCCGGCGCTGCTCGGCGGCCCCGACACCGCGTGGTTCGCGTCGCTGACGAAGCCGGCGATATACCCGCCCGGGTGGCTGTTCGGCGTCGTCTGGACGGCGCTGTTCACGCTTTCCGGGGCGGCCCTGTGGCTCGTCATCCGCGCCGAGGCCACGGCCGCCCGCCGCCTCGCGCTGTGGGCGTTTCTCCTCCAGTTCGCGTTCAACGTCGCGTGGACGCCGACGTTCTTCGCGCTGCGGGAGATCGCCGCGGCGCTGGCGGTGATCCTCGCGCTCGCCGTGGTGCTGACAGGGACGATCGCCGCGTTCGCCCGCGTCGACCGACGGGCGGCGGCGCTGCTGGTGCCGTATCTCGCCTGGGCGTGTTTCGCGGCGGTGCTGAACTACCGATTCCTCGTGTTGAACTGACGCCGGCGACCGTCACCGGCCACCGGTGCCCGGTTCTCCCTCGCCGGTGTCGAACTCGAAGCGCGCGCCGCCGGTGTCGTCCTCGGTCAACTCCACGTCCCAGCCGTGCGCCTCGGCGATGCGCCGGACGATCGCCAGCCCGAAGCCGGTGCCGTCGTCGGCCGTGGTGTACCCGATCTCGAACGCCGACTCCCGGTTCTCGGGCGAGACTCCGGGGCCGTCGTCGGCGACCGCGAAGCCGTCGTCGGTCGCCTCCACGCGCACAGTCGGGGCGTCGCCGCCGTGCTCGACGGCGTTGCGAAAGAGGTTGCCGAACAGGTCGCCCAGTCGGTCCGGGTCGGCGTCGACGACGACGCCCGATTCGGCCTCGAACGTCGCGTCGCCGGTGTCGACGGTCGCCCACGCGCGCTCGGCCGCCTCGTCGATGTCGGTCCGGTCGGTGTCGCCGACGACCCGGCCGTCACGCGCGAGCGTGAGCAGGTCGTCGATCAGGTCGCGCATCCGGCCGACCGCGTCCGCGACGGTCTCGAGGTGTTCGTCGTCGCCGGTCTCCCTCGCGAGGTCGAGGTAGCCCTCGGCGACCGACAGGGGGTTGCGCAGGTCGTGGCTCACGACGCTCGCGAACTCGTCGAGGCGCTCGTTCTGCCTGCGCAGCGCCCGTTCGCGCTCGCGGCGCTCGGTGATGTCCGAGTAGATGGCGTAGCCGCCGACGTTCTCGCTGCCCAACTCCAACGGGACGACGTACATGAGGAAGTCGCGGACGCCGTCTGCCGTGCCGCGACGCACCTCCTTGCGGAGGCTCTCTCCGTTGTGGAGCCGCTCGTTGAACTCCTCGGCCTCCGCCTCCGCCTGGGCGTCGTCGGGGACGATGTAGTCGTCGACGTACTCGCCGACCACCTCGTCGCCGTAGCCGAAGGCGTCCTCGAAGGCGGAGTTGACCGCTCGAAAGACGGGGTCGCCGTCGACGAGTTCGAAGGAGATGGCGGCGTCGGGGACGTTCTCGAACAGCGCCGAGAGCCGGTCGCGCTCGGCGCGCAGGTCCGCCTGCGTTCGGACCCGTTCGAGCGAGACGGCGACGTGCGCCATCAGCAGCTCCGCGTTGTTGAGGTCGTCGTCGTCGAAGGCGTTCGCCTCGGTGGCGACCGCCTGGAACACGCCGAGGTCGCCGAGGGGGATCGAGACGGCCGAGCGGTACTCCGACCTGACCGGCGCGGCGTCGTCGTCGTCGGTGAGGTCGCCGATGACGACCGACTCGCCCGTCTGATACGTCTTGCCGGCGACCCCCTCATCGAGGCCCATCGGACGCGCCCCCTCGGGCCTGTTCCCGTCGGCGTCGACCGGCACGAGCTTGTCCCCGCGCCGCAGCGACAGCGTCGACTTGTCGAACGAGAGCACGTCCCGTGCCGCTCGGATGGCCCGTTCGACCAGCGCGTCCTCGGACTCGGCCCCGGCCAGTTCGGCCGTGGCGACGTGGAGCCGCTCGATCGTCTCTCTGGCGTCCCGCAGCGCCGCCTCCGAGCGGATCCGCTCCCGGGTCGCCGTCGCGTACGAGACGAGCAGCTCAGCGAACTCGAGGTCGCTGTCGTCGAACGCGCCGGTCTCGTCGGTGACCGCCTGGAAGACGGCGTCGCCGGCGAACGGGACCGAGACGAGCGATCGGGACTCGCCGTCGTGGGAACTCGCGATCTCGTGTGCGACGATGTCGTCGACGACGAGGGACTCGCCCTCGGAGTGGCTGTGTTCGAATGCGCCGAACCCCCGCTCGAACTCCGTCGGGAGCCTCGGGTCGCTCGTCGCGCGGCGGCGAAAGCGGTCCTCCTCGGCGGTGTACACGCACGAGCGGTCGAACGACAGCACGCGCTGGGCGATCTCGACGGTGAGCTCGAACAGCTCGTCCTCGCTGCCGGCGTCGACGAGTCGCGGGGCGGCCTCGTGTAGCTCGGCCATCACGCGCTCCCTGCGGGTCAGATCGGTCTGCGCGCGGAGGCGCTCGTACGCCTGCCCCACGTGCATCGCCAGCAGCTCCGCCAGCTCGCGGTCGGTCTCGTCGAAGGCGTGCGTGCGCCGCGAGATCGCCTGAAACACCGCGTCGCCCCCGAACGGAACCGTGATGCTCGATCCGGTCGCCCGCGAGTTCTCGAGGCGTTCGGACGCGACCTCGGCGACGTACACCGTCTCGCCGCGGCGGTAGGCCTGCCCCGCGAGCGTCCCCTCGATCGGAACCCGGCGCGGGAGCCAGTCGGTCGACCGCTCACGCGCGACGAGTTCCGTCCCGTCCACGTCGACGCCGACCGCGCAGTGGTCGAACGAGAGCACGCGACCGGCGACCTCGACCGCCAACTCGAACAGCTCGTCGACGCTGTCGATCGCGGCGATCTCGGCGGCCGCCTCGTGGAGCCGCGTCACGCGGCGGCGAGCCGCGCGAAGCTGTCGTCTGGTCTCGCCCTCGCGGGCGCGCTCGACCTCGGCGAGGAGTCGCTCGCCGCTGGACCCCCGTTCGACGTATCCGTCGACGTACGCCGCAGTCGGCTCGTGATCGCTGTACGCGACGACCGGGGTGTCCGTCTCCGTCAGCGCCTCCTGGGCCGACGCGGACAGCGTCGGCTCGCCGACGAGCACGACGACGTACTGCCGGTCGTTGCCCTCGAGATATCGATCGAGATCCCCGACGGCGACCGTCTCCGCCGCGTCCCCGTCCGCGGCGTTCGCGAGCGCTCCGGCGACCTCCTCCGGCACCGACGCCCCGTCCTCGGTGACGACGAGGACGGAATATGTAGGTTCAGTGACGGGGCCGGCCATCAGTTACGACATGTTGTCGCTTCCCGGTTTAACAGTAACGGGTACCCGAGATCGCATCGGACGCGGCCCGGAACCCTTTTGCGCGGCGACTGGGCACAACGTGGTAATGAGCGACCTTACTGCGGAGTACCGCCTCGAGTACTTCGAGGAGGAGGGGTTCTCCCGGAAGGAGTGCTCCTCGTGCGGGGACCACTTCTGGACCCGCGACGACGAGCGAGAGCTGTGCGGGGAGCCGCCCTGCGAGGACTACTCGTTCATCGGCGACCCCGGATTCGACGAGCCGTACACGCTCTCGGAGATGCGCGAGGCGTTCCTCTCGTACTTCGAGGAACACGACCACGAACGCATCGAGCCGTACCCGGTCGCCGCGAACCGCTGGCGCGACGACGTGCTGCTCACGCAGGCGTCGATCTACGACTTCCAGCCGCTGGTCACCTCCGGACAGACCCCGCCGCCGGCGAACCCGCTGACCGTGAGCCAGCCGTGCATCCGGATGCAGGACATCGACAACGTGGGCAAGACGGGCCGTCACACGATGGCCTTCGAGATGATGGCCCACCACGCGTTCAACGCCCGCGAGGAGGTCGGCGACGAGTACGCATACTCCGGGGAGGTGTACTGGAAAGACGAGACCGTCCGCCTCTGTGACGGCCTGTTCGAGGAGATGGGCGCGAACCTGGATGAGATCACCTACATCGAGGACCCGTGGGTCGGCGGCGGCAACGCCGGCCCCGCCATCGAGGTCATCTACAAGGGTGCCGAGCTGGCGACGCTCGTGTTCATGTCGATGGAACAGGACCCCGACGGCGAGTACGAACTGAAGGACGGCAACACGTACTCGAAGATGGACACGTACATCGTCGACACCGGCTACGGGCTGGAGCGGTGGACCTGGATGAGCCAGGGCACCCCGACGGTGTACGAGGCGGTGTACCCCGAGACGATCGAGTTCCTGAAGGACAACGCCGGGATCGACCTCTCCGAGGAGGAGGCGGAGTTGGTCCGGCGGGCCTCCACGCTGGCGGGCCATCTCGACATCGACGAGGCCGAGGACGTCGAGGCCGCCCGCGACAACATCGCCGACAAGCTCGGGGTCGACACGGAGGAGCTGACCGACCTGCTCGAACCGCTCGAGGACATCTACGCCATCGCCGACCACTGCCGGACGCTCGCGTACATGTTCGGCGACGAGATCGTCCCCTCGAACGTCGGGACGGGCTACCTCGCGCGCATGGTCCTCCGGCGGACGAAGCGGCTCGTCGACGAGGTCGGCGTCGACGCCCCGCTCGACGAACTCGTCGACATGCAGGCCGAACGCCTCGGCTACGAGAACCGCGACACGATCCGCGACATCGTGCGCACGGAGGTCGAGAAGTACCGCGAGACGCTCGAGCGCGGCGGCCGCAAGGTCGAGGCGCTGGCCGACGAGTACGCCGGCACCGGCGAGGCGATCCCGGTGGACGAGCTGATCGAGCTGTACGACTCCCACGGCATCCAGCCGGACATGGTCGAGGAGATCGCCGAGGAGCGCGGCGCGACCGTCGAGGTGCCCGACGACTTCTACGGGCTGGTCGCCTCCCGCCACGACTCCGCGGGGGCGTTCGATCACGAGGAGTCCGCCGACGAGCGGCTCGCCGACCTGCCGGCGACCGACCGGCTCTACTACGACGACCAGGAGCGCACGGAGTTCGAGGCGGTCGTCCTCGACGTGCTCGAGCGCGAGGGCGGCTACGACGTGGTGCTCGACCAGACGATGTTCTACCCCGAAGGCGGCGGCCAGCCCGCCGACCGCGGCACGCTCTCGACCGACGACGCCACCGTCGAGGTCGAGGACGTGCAGATCCGCGACGACGTGGTGCTTCACCGGACCGACGCCGACCCCGGGAAAGGCGAGTTCGTCACCGGCCAGGTCGACGGCGAACGTCGCCGGCGGCTGATGCGCCACCACACCGCGACCCACATCGTCGGCTACGCCGCCCGGCAGGTGCTCGGTGAGCACGTCCGGCAGGCGGGCGCACAGAAGGGGATCACCTCCTCGCGCCTCGACGTGACCCACTACGAGCGCGTGACGCGCGAGGACGTGAAGTCGATCGAGCGGGTCGCGAACGACCTCGTGCGCCGGAACCTCTCGGTGACCCAAGAGTGGCCCGACCGCCACGAGGCCGAGTCCGAGCACGGCTTCGACCTCTATCAGGGCGGCATCCCGCCGGGCGAGCAGATCCGCCTCGTCAGCGTCGGCGACGACGTGCAGGCGTGCGGCGGCACCCACGTCTCCCGCACCGGCGACATCGGCGCGATCAAGCTCCTGAAGGCCGAGCCGGTACAGGACGGCGTCGAGCGGCTCGTGTTCGCCGCCGGCGAGGCCGCCCTCGACGCCACCCACCGCACGGAGGACGCGCTGTACGACGCCGCCGACGTGCTGTCGGTCGACCCGCAGGAGGTGCCCGAGACGGCCGAGCGCTTCTTCACCGAGTGGAAGGAGCGCGGCAAGACGATCGACCGGCTGAAAGAGGAGCTAGCGGAGCTTCGCGCCGACGCCGGCGGCGAGGAGGTCGCGGTCGGCGACGCCGTCGCGGTCGTCCAGCGGACGGACGCCGACAGCGACGAACTCCGGGCGACGGCCAACGCCCACGTCGAGGACGGCCGAATCGCCGTGCTCGGGTCGGGCGCGGGCGGCGCGGCCACCTTCGTCGTCGGCGTCCCCGACGGCGTCGGCGTCAACGCCGGCGAGGTCGTCGGCGAACTCGCGGGCCGCGTCGGCGGCGGCGGCGGCGGCCCGCCGGACTTCGCGCAGGGCGGCGGTCCCGACGTGGACGCGCTCGACGACGCGCTCGACTCGGCCGCGGAGATCCTCCGTCGGAAGCTGGAGGCCTGACCCGCCGACCCGATGTCCCTCATCGACTCGCTCCCGTACCCCATGTCGGCGGCCGAGGTCCGCGGGCTGACGGACGCCGACGCGATAGCGGAGGCGCACCACGAGGTGATCGCCCAGCGCTCGGGAACCGAGGTCGTCCCCGCGATGCTGATCACGACCGAGCGGAACTCCTACGCCGTCGTCGAGGACCGCGACGCCGACCGCTACCGTGTGCTCGACTCGGGCGACCGCGACGACCGGGACGACGTGTACGCGACGCTGCGCGAGTGGGCCGACGAGCACGGCTACGGCGGGCCGACGTAGCCGGCGACGGCGACGACGCCGGTGAGGATTCACTCGACAGCGCCGGCGACGGTACCCGCGATGGCGACGGCGACAGCGTCGTGACCGAGCGCGTCGAGAAGCGGCCCTGCGAGCGGAGCGGCCCGTTCGACCTACCGCGAGAGGAGGAGGCCGTCGCAGGTCGGACACCGGTCGTGGGAGCCCCCGGCGAGTTCGATGGTTCGCTTTCGGTAACACCCCCCACACAGGAGGGTGCCGCAGTCGCGACACTCGTACCCCTCATAGGAGGTGAGCCCGAGGCGGTCGGCGATCCCCGACGACCTCGCCTCCAGCGCCGTTCCGCAGCGCACACACTCGGGCACGTGA
This window encodes:
- a CDS encoding inorganic phosphate transporter; amino-acid sequence: MVATGTLVTLLVAGLASLFMAWAIGAGSSGSTPFAPAVGANAISVMRAGLIVGVLGFLGAVLQGANVTEAVGNDLIIGAPITATAAIVGLITAAVLVAIGVFAGYPIATAFTVTGAVVGVGLALGGDPAWGKYREIVALWVATPFVGGFIAYATARLLRAERVAETVAVPTLAGLVAALVANVGFTVLGPPGVQRSLAGVASDVVPVADAAGLPVGRLLVTVAFAVVVALALHRDMRADQARGQRRFLLVLGGLVAFSAGGSQVGLAIGPLVPLIGGEGADVQIPLIAVLVGGGLGLLAGSWTGAPRMIKALAQDYSSLGPRRSIAALIPSFAIAQTAVAFGIPVSFNEIIVSAIIGSGYAAGGAGVSTRKMGYTVLAWIGSLALALGLGYGAFIAVDSVL
- a CDS encoding alpha/beta fold hydrolase — translated: MPHATNGDVDLYYEVAGDESGGDGDAGGGRGGGSGGDRDGDPIPVAVCGEIGYGPWQWGWQHAALAGPRRLIVPATRGTADSDAPPGPYAVGDLAADLEAVLADASVRSVDLVGVGLGGMVALRAAARSGRVRRLALVGTAAYGGGLDPDPLWADPDDPEALESSLRAAVTDDFMSYQPDVVSRIVEWRALEDADRDAWEAAREAVRDFDLTDRLYEVTDEALVIHGTEDRVCPPAKGRELAEGLPRGEFVGVDGAGHLANVEASREVNDRILAFFDGG
- a CDS encoding GNAT family protein, which translates into the protein MTQGIFPERIETDRLRFERIGHEATDVFELYDLVRREDWRGEATTHMPWFRFDTLDDVSGFVDHAEEQWKDRETARYLLRSADENGDPVGVTAFGPEWDERRAGSGIVLAKEYWGREYGLERASAFVELTFERYDLDAFYTTCARDNEPSRRMIEKYVDRYGGRHEGVLRHHSARPSGTVTDQHRFSIVREEYERATEDRSTLQFDLYW
- a CDS encoding hemolysin family protein; translated protein: MGLSTVHAPLVSPAQLGGLANAVPINDTTITVGGAVAIVVLIGLSAFFSSSEIAMFSLASHRVEQLVEDGRLGAGTVKELKNDPHRLLVTILVGNNIVNIAMSSIATGLFAIYMSQGQAVVAATFGITALVLLFGESAPKSYAVENTESWALRVARPLKISEYVLFPLIVVFDYLTRVINKVTGGRSAIETSYVTRDEIQNMIQTGEREGVIEEEEREMLDRIFRFNQTIAKEVMTPRLDVNAVPKDASIDEAIETCVQADHERVPVYEGNLDNIVGVVNIRDLVRARYYGEGDSDLASVVQPTLHVPESKNADELLEEMQDSRMQMVVVIDEFGTTEGILTLEDMVEEIVGEILEGDEEEPFEFVDDATVLVRGEVNIDEVNEVLDIELPEGQEFETLAGFVFNRAGRLVEEGEEIDYDGIQIRIEEVDNTRIMRARVTVTEAYYRDDDEQESEASAEVEG
- a CDS encoding type 1 glutamine amidotransferase; this translates as MTRLRLALLNAAHESANTARNFRRELDADLVEFDANARQIPDHFEFDGVVITGSRSSVYWDEEWIPPLVEWTAEAAERGLPILGVCYGHQVLAEALGGRVGGMDDFEIGYNEVTHRGDDELFDGIDEEFTVFTTHGDEVAELPPGAELLAENEFGVHAFRKGRCWGVQFHPEYDVETAERVTEGKRDRIGDEAVDRVLADITPERYDAACEAKTLFDNFTAYCRRIREEDAAAGDANAEA
- a CDS encoding glutathione S-transferase N-terminal domain-containing protein; the protein is MSDPQITLYRLQACPYCERVVRKLKQYDLDYESRFVEPMHSDRNAVARLTGKRSVPAIRDEATGVTMSESGNIVEYLDNTYGDAAAGGA